CCGGATCCGGGACGTGGCGGCCCGCGCGGGGGTCTCGCCGGGTCTCGTGTCGCGCCTTCTGAACAACGACCCGACCCTCACCGTGCGGCCGGAGACGCGCGCGCAGGTGATGGACGCGGTCCGTGAGCTCGACTACGTGGCGAGCTCGGCGGCGGCATCGCTTCGGCGCAACCGGGCCGACGCGCTCGGGCTCGTGCTCGACCGCGTCACCAACCCCGTCTTCGCCGACGTCGTCCACGGCGCGGAGGAGGCGGCCACCGAGATCGGTTGCGGGCTGCTCATCCTCGACGCCGAGGAGATCGCCCGCGACACGGCGTTCCTCACCGAGGTCGTCAAGTCACGCCGAGTGGACGGGCTCCTCCTCCAGGGCGGGTACGGCCCGGACGCCGGGCTCCTCGCCCGGTACTCGGCCGAGATCCCCAGCGTCATCGTCAACAGCCCGGGGAACGACGTCGCCTCCGGTGTGAGCCTTGAGGACGAGGCGGCGACGAGGCTCGCCACCAGCCACCTGATCGAGCTCGGCCACCGGGACGTCGCCTTCGTCGCCGGCGCGCCGGGCGCCGCGTCCGACACCCGCCTGCGTGGGTTCAGGGCGGCGCTCCGGGACGCCGGGCTGGAGGCGCGACCGGACAGGATCCTCGGGGGCGGGTGGCAGGCGGAGGACGGCCTCCAGGCCGTCAGGGCGTCGGACCCGTCCACGAGCCCGGTGACCGCCTACGTCGCCGCGTCGTCGGTCGTCGCGCTCGGCGTCGTGTCCGCGCTCGCCGAGGCGCAGGTCCGGGTGCCCGAGGACGTGTCGGTCGTCGGGATCCACGACCCGTGGTTCGCCCCGTACCTGGCCCCGGCGCTGACCACCGTCGCACTGCCGCTCTTCGAGCTCGGGCGGCAGTCGGTGCTCCAGCTGATGGAGCACCTCCAGTCGGGGAAGCCCTCCGAGACCGTCATCACGGATCCTGCGCCGCGACTCGTCGTGCGCGGCTCGACGCGTCCTCCGCGGTCCTTCCGGGCGTGATCGGCCGAGCCTTCCGGCTCGTCGACAGACGCGACCCGAGGCTCGCACGGGCGAGGCCCGGACCATCGGGTCCGGGCCTCGGGGGCGTGACAGCGTCGCGTCAGACGGCCATGCCCGCCTGGAACCCGGTGTGCACGGCCTCCGCGACCTTCGCCGGCTGGACCGCGTCGCCGACGACGTGCAGCTCCGCCACCGTGCCGGCCAGCGCGTCCGCCAGGGCCGTGTTCGCGCGCACCCCGAACGCGGTGATCACCGTGTCCGTCTCGATGCGCTCGTCACCGTCAGGCCCCTTGACCTGCACGGCGCCGGGCTCGACGGCCGTGACCACGTGCCCGGTGAGGAGGCGCACCCCGTGCTCGCCGAGCTGGCGCAGCAGCGCGACACGGTTGTGCATCACCATCGTGGGCGCGATCGCGTCGGCCATCTCGACCACGGTGACCTCGTGGCCGTCCTTCGCGAGCTCGAGCGCGGAGTCCACCCCGGACAGCCCGCCGCCGCACACCACCACGCGGGGGCCCACCAGGGCTCCGCGGTGGAACGCGAGGACGTCCACGACGCCGGGCGCGGTGATCCCGGGCACATCGGGCACGATCGGCGTCGATCCGCTGCCGACCACGACGGCGTCGGCGCCCAGCAGCTCGGGGGAGTCCGGCCCGACCTCGTGGTCGAGGTGGACGCGCACCCCCAAGTCGGCGAGCTCGCCGCCCCACCAGTCGATCATCCGGTGCAGCTCGCGCTTGAAATCGGGTGTAGCGGCGGGCTCGAGCACACCGCCGATGGCGCCCGTGCGCTCGTACAGGTCGACGTCGTGCCCGCGCGACGCGGCGACCCGGGCGGCCTCGAGCCCGGCCGGCCCGGCACCCACGACCGCGACCCGACGGCGCGTCGGCGCCTGCAGCAGCACCCGGTCGGCCTCGTGCCCGGCCTGCGGGTTCACCGCGCACTCGAGGCCGCAGCCGCGCACCACGTTGCCGATGCACATCTCGTTGCAGCGGATGCACGGCCGCACCGAGGCGGCGCGACCGGCGCGCACCTTCGCGGGCAGGTCGGGATCGGCGATGAGCATGCGGCCGAAGCCGATGAAGTCGGCGATCCCGTCCTGCAGCGCCCGCTCGCCCAGCTCGGGGGTGAGGTTCCCGCACACCGCGACCGGGATGTCGAGCGAGGGCTTCACGGCGGCCGCGTCGGGCAGGTACACGCCGTCGCCCATGTAGTAGGACGGGAACGACCAGTCGACCGCCTCGTACGAGCCGGAGTCCACCAGCAGCACGTCGAGCCCGGCCGCCTGCAGGATCAGCGCCATCTGCCGCGACTCGTCGGCCTCGCGGCCGCCGGGGAAGTGGTGTCTGACGGTGATGCGCATCGACAGGGGGAAGTCGGCGCCCGCCTCCTCGCGCACGATCCGCAGCATGTCCGTGGGGAACCGCATCCGGTTCTCCAGGCTGCCGCCGTACTCGTCGGTGCGGCGGTTCCACGTCGAGGACATGAACTGGTCGGTGAGGTACCCGGTGTGCGCGTGCAGGTCGATCGCGTCGAAGCCGCAGTCGAGCGTGCGGCGCACAGCGGCGCGGAACTGCTCGAGGATCTCCCCGATCTGCTCCAGGCTCAGCTCGCGGCAACGCCGCGCGGGGTCCGCGAGGATCGTGTTGTCGGACGCCGAGTAGGCGGGCCCCCCGTCGGGCGCCACGGGCATGACGCGGCCGAGGCCCGGCGTGAGGTTGGCCGCGATCAACGCTCCGGCGGCGTGCACCTGGGCGACCGCGTCGCGGAGCGGGGCGACTTGATGGTCGGCCGAGATCGAGATGACCGAGGGGTTCGCGATCTCTGAGACGGTCTGCGTCTGGATGGACTCGGTGATGAGCAGGCCGACCCCACCCCGGGCGCGCGCCATCCAGTAGGCCAGGCCCACATCGGAGATCGTCCCATCGGGGTGGGTGGTGTGCGTGCCCATCGGCGGCATGAACATGCGGTTCGGCAGCTCGAGAGAGCCCCAACGTGCCGGCTCGAGGAGCCGCGGGAAGTCAGACATCGTGTGCGCCTTCGCGGACGGGGATGTGATGCCGCTCATCGTGCTCGGCGAACGCCCAGGCCAGGCCGGACCTTCGTCCGTGCAGGCCGCCTGCGGCGCTCCGCACGCTCGTCTCGGCACGCTCGACGGGCGGCCCCCTCGCAGCCGATGACGTGCCCCCGCTCGAGGGCGCCGTCCGCGCCGAGGGTGATCGCGACCCGAGCGTGGTCCGCGAGCACGGCGCCGACGGCCGCCGGGTCGCCGTCCTCGAGACCGGCGAAGACGGCTCAGGGCGCAGCCAGGGAGCGGCGCTCCCACGATGACCGGTCCGCGGCGCCCCTGGAAGCCCGTCGGCGACGGCGGGCCGAGGACCCTCGCGGAGGTCGATGGCCACGATCAGCGCGAGCGCAGTCACCGGGCGCTGCCGGGGCCTCGCCCGACCTGGTAGCGCAGGTGCAGCACGTC
The sequence above is a segment of the Cellulomonas chengniuliangii genome. Coding sequences within it:
- a CDS encoding FAD-dependent oxidoreductase, with the translated sequence MSDFPRLLEPARWGSLELPNRMFMPPMGTHTTHPDGTISDVGLAYWMARARGGVGLLITESIQTQTVSEIANPSVISISADHQVAPLRDAVAQVHAAGALIAANLTPGLGRVMPVAPDGGPAYSASDNTILADPARRCRELSLEQIGEILEQFRAAVRRTLDCGFDAIDLHAHTGYLTDQFMSSTWNRRTDEYGGSLENRMRFPTDMLRIVREEAGADFPLSMRITVRHHFPGGREADESRQMALILQAAGLDVLLVDSGSYEAVDWSFPSYYMGDGVYLPDAAAVKPSLDIPVAVCGNLTPELGERALQDGIADFIGFGRMLIADPDLPAKVRAGRAASVRPCIRCNEMCIGNVVRGCGLECAVNPQAGHEADRVLLQAPTRRRVAVVGAGPAGLEAARVAASRGHDVDLYERTGAIGGVLEPAATPDFKRELHRMIDWWGGELADLGVRVHLDHEVGPDSPELLGADAVVVGSGSTPIVPDVPGITAPGVVDVLAFHRGALVGPRVVVCGGGLSGVDSALELAKDGHEVTVVEMADAIAPTMVMHNRVALLRQLGEHGVRLLTGHVVTAVEPGAVQVKGPDGDERIETDTVITAFGVRANTALADALAGTVAELHVVGDAVQPAKVAEAVHTGFQAGMAV
- a CDS encoding LacI family DNA-binding transcriptional regulator, which codes for MASTQDKGGLGEVRRPARIRDVAARAGVSPGLVSRLLNNDPTLTVRPETRAQVMDAVRELDYVASSAAASLRRNRADALGLVLDRVTNPVFADVVHGAEEAATEIGCGLLILDAEEIARDTAFLTEVVKSRRVDGLLLQGGYGPDAGLLARYSAEIPSVIVNSPGNDVASGVSLEDEAATRLATSHLIELGHRDVAFVAGAPGAASDTRLRGFRAALRDAGLEARPDRILGGGWQAEDGLQAVRASDPSTSPVTAYVAASSVVALGVVSALAEAQVRVPEDVSVVGIHDPWFAPYLAPALTTVALPLFELGRQSVLQLMEHLQSGKPSETVITDPAPRLVVRGSTRPPRSFRA